The Camelina sativa cultivar DH55 chromosome 18, Cs, whole genome shotgun sequence DNA window TGGGGGAAACCAAATGTTTTCAAGAAAGACAGAGAGCCAATGTTTGGTACCGGTTTGGTTATGGTCGAAGGTGATGATTGGACAAGACATCGCCACATCATAACTCCTGCATTTGTCCCTCTTAATCTTAaggtataattataataattaaattcttttttacCGTTTACATTGGCATGAGTccaaaattgtagaaaagtaataGGGTGACTAATCTAGTTCAACAATTTAGACTTTATAGTTCTTTCTTTCCCAAAAGCATGAGCCACCATTTTTCACGACGGATAAATTTCAAGGTCTTAATTATGGTGTGGAACAGACTATGGATAAAGTTAAATATTAGACTCATTCAATTCAAAACGtcttaattactagaatatttctcattttctcattaCTTTTCATTGATCGTCTTAATTAANGTCTTAATTATTAGGCAATGACAAACATGATGGTGGAATCAATCTCCAACATGTTGGATCGATGGACGATACAAATAAACTCGGGCAATCCCGAATTTGACATGGAAAGCGAGATCATAGGAACAGCTGGTGAAATAATCGCTAAGACAAGCTTCGGAGTCACGGGAGAAAATGGAGTTCAAGTCCTCAAAAACCTAAGAGCTGTGCAATTCGCTCTCTTCAACTCAAATCGCTACGTAGGCGTACCGTTCAGCAACATTTTGAATTTCAAGCAAAACGTTAAAGCAAAGGAGCTAGGCCGAGAGATCGATGGTCGCCTTTTGTCGTTCATAAACGAACGGAAGAGGGCTGTAGTCAAAGGTGACGACCAAGGCCACGATCTTCTCGGAATGTTGCTAAAGGCGGATCATACAGGGAATTTTACGGCAAAGGAGCTTGTGGACGAATGCAAGACGTTCTTCTTCGCTGGCCACGAGACGACGGCTTTAGCACTTACGTGGACGTTCATGCTTCTCGCGATTCATCCCGAGTGGCAAGACTCGATCAGGGAAGAGATTAGACAACTCATCGGAGATTCCAAGATTGAATATAACAAACTTGCCGGACTAAAAAAGGTACGTTACCAAACACAGTACACAACAATCCACGTGCTTAATCATATGCAtgcataaattatatttggacGCGTTCACAAAATACAATTTGGCATGTTCACATTTtcgtagaaaacaaaaaaaaagttaatgcaCATAGATTTGGAAATAAATGTAGCCTGATACAACATAATTAATATACACCTTAAGTATAATTTAAacctaattaatatatacatctGACAACTGTGGTCAAAGTCTAATGGTCACAAAGAAGTCAAAATCCCCGAAACGAACTACAAATGATCAAAGCATAGAGGCGCGTCGTCGCCTCTCTAAATCAGAACTAGTCAACGACTGCGCTGACCAATAAGTGAAGCACCACGTAATCTAATAAGTATATCTCTCTAGCTACTCATATAATGCATATTCAATCTGTTTATATCCATGACAAAAACGTGTGACACAAGTGTCATTAGTGAtactttaattaaatattaacacttcatgattaaaaattaattaaaccacttacctcttgatttttttttttgtatgtatattAACGTATCAAACTTGTGATCATTATAATGCAGGTGAGTTGGGTGATGAACGAGGTTCTTCGGCTATATCCGCCTGCGCCTAACGCACAACGACAAGCTAGGACAGACATTGACGTGAACGGTCGAGTGATTCCAAACGGAACAAACATTTGGATCGATGTGGTGGCGATGCACCACGACGTAGAGTTGTGGGGAGACGACGTTAACGAGTTTAAGCCGGAGAGATTCGACGGCGATTTGTACGGTGGTTGTAAGAACAAGATGGGTTTTATGCCGTTTGGTTTCGGAGGGAGGATGTGTATCGGTCGGAATTTGACGACCATGGAGTACAAGATTGTCTTGTCATTGGTTTTGTCCCGGTTCGAAATCTCGGTTTCGCCCGGTTATCGTCATTCGCCGACGTATATGCTCTCTCTTAGACCAGGATACGGTTTGCCTCTAATTGTGCGACCACTTTAGTTTGCATTAACGCACAAATtactaaaaaatgtttttaatctCGAGTTTGATTAGgatcgtttttcttttttttggtcggcagatcaaattaaatttacgGTCTCGACACATGTGTCTTGTTTTTCCGGATACGGGAATTACCTCTTCTTGTATTTCTTtgtaatttcattaattaatgcaatatatgttttttaagaTGTTTCTTGTGCTCTTTTCTTGGGTTAATGCAATATACtaatctaatttttgtttcaaattagtCGTTTTTCAATtcacaatattttatatagattttgcaATTTTATCTGTATCTTCTAAGTATCGAATAAACAATATGTTAATTAAGAGTCAAAAACTaatgttttattaaatatacgtagaaaaactttaaacaacaactaattttaaatagatAGAATATTAATCAGCAATGATTGGGGATAGTGGtgagttagaaaaaaaaatactaatatgtttggagttttagttttgtttgagagagagtgtctttttatatatttaatgtgatttttaaaactgatttttttttaatttactcttCACCTAACATTCTAATATGATTTTttgaactaattttttaaagttaCTCTTCACCcttaaattattcaataaatttatgtaatatatCATTCATTAAATATGAgtatatttaaatcatatttgtCGTAATTTaggtgaaatgtgtcaaaataaATGATGTGTTGGGtgaaaaactaataaataaattatggtgGGTGGAAATTGGAAACAGTATATATCAAAGGGGCCTTTCTCGTAATTATACGAAAAGGTTCGTATCACGTTTCTTGTCTCGTCTGTCTAATGAAGCAACGAACGaaccaaaaaaatgtaatcGTCTGTGGAAAAAATCTTactgaacaacaacaactatgGCGTCTACAATGGCGACATGGACGACACCAAGCTCTCTCCAGCTCAGAGTTGCTCTAAATTACGGTTCCTTCAAGGCTCCGGCGAGAGCGAAGATGACGAAGCTAAGTCGCCGTCTCCAGATATCATCAAGCGTTGCGCAAAACGCTGAACCGGGTCGGGATTTGGGTGGGTCGGATCGATTTCGTGGGTGGGCTGATTCAGATGACGAGGATAACACTACAGATTGGTTCAAAGGTACGATTTTTTTGATTAGATGTGATGATGGGTTACTTACTCTGGTAGATTCataataaagttttgattttttttttgttttcaggaaCCTTGTTATCTGGAGTGGCTGGGATGGTTCTCTTTGTTGGGTTAACTTACGCGGCTTTATCTTACAAGCGCAATGGTTTAAGTATGTGTTTCAATCTTTATTTAGTGTGGGAATTGTGTGATACAATGTAGTTGATTCCAACTAGTAAAGTTCGAATTTTTTGGTGAATGTTTAGGACCAAAAGTAGAAGTTTTAGTGACTACTGTTGGTGAAAGTTCAAGTGATCAAATCAGCACTGTTGGGGATGAGGGATCTAATGTAACTGAACAAGATAACCAGGAAAGCTCTAGAGGTATGGACACCAATGTACCAAGCTTGATAAGTCTTGCAACCAATATTTCATTATCTTACCTCTCAATGTTACTTGCCTGTTTATTCATAAGTGTTCCTTTTGATGGATGTTAGTTTAGATTCTTCTGTTTTATCTCGGGATGGCATAGATGTGGTGTTGAAATCCGCGTCTCCTAGCAAAGAAAATGACGAGGGTGAGAAAGCATTAGAAAGCTTAGCTGAGAGATACACCTCATCGACAGAGTTGGATGGAGTAGTTACGCATACCTCTGAAACCCCAAACGAAAAGCTGAAGACCCGCCGTTATACAGGGATACCTGCTCCTTCTACAGTTCCACAAGTAGATCCTATAAAACCTATCTTTCCAACGGTTGTGGATCCAGTTCAAAGTCAAGTGTTTTCAGCTTTACAAGCTTTAAAGGTACTGCTTTCTAACTTTCAGATTATTATGAACTATCTAGCAGTGCAACAGTTTAATGAGTTGTTAAGAACTGATTGCTATTCCAGGTTATTGAATCCGATGCTCTGCCTTATGATTTATGTACACGCCGTGAATTCGCTCGTTGGGTGGTTTCTGCAAGCAATGCGCTGTCAAGGTAATTCTCAAAAGTTTCACCATATTTCAATGCCTCACATTGTGAAACTACCTTCATCCATTACAGGAACTCGGCATCAAAAGTATATCCTGCCATGTACATAGAGAACGTTACTGAACTTGCATTTGATGATATCAAACCTGAAGATCCTGATTTTCCATTCATTCAAGGTGATCATTAGATTATCTTTTACCTTCATGCTGAGTCAATGAAGTTATAtttagctatatttaatctGATTTCTTCATTTTGTATTGGATAGTATAGGTTTGGCAGAGGCAGGACTTATCTCAAGCAACCTCTCTAACCTAAACATGCCTTCTACTGAGAGCAGTCGGTTTACGTTCTCCCCAGAAAGGTATTTATTTTCATCCAACCAAGTTATAAAAGCCTAGCTACTGCTATGTGATTTCCACTCTTCTTATCTATTCTTTCTCTGCAGCCATCTAACACGTCAGGATCTTCTAAGCTGGAAGATGGCTTTGGAATACCGACAACTCCCAGAAGCTGATAGCAAGGTTCTTTTTCTATTCCTTTCTTTCGTCTTTTCCACATTTAGTCATAAGAGTGTCGTTAACCTTACACAActacttttcctttttcagaAGCTATATCAACTTTCTGGTTTTCTTGACATTGATAAAATAAACCCAGAAGCGTGGCCTGCCCTTTTAGCTGACTTATCCGCTGGAGAACATGGAATAACAGCACTTGCTTTTGGTGAGTGAGATTCTTGCTTCTCTTAAGTAATAATATCATCAGAGTTTCACAGCCgcgttttgtttttaaaagtcttgtgTCCCTCTAGGGCGTACCAGATTGTTTCAGCCATCTAAAGCGGTTACAAAAGCCCAAACAGCTGTGTCTCTTGCAATCGGTGACGNTTTCCTTTTTCAGAAGCTATACCAACTATCTGGTTTTCTTGACATTGATAAAATAAACCCAGAAGCGTGGCCTGCCCTTTTAGCTGACTTATCCGCTGGAGAACATGGAATAACAGCACTAGCTTTTGGTGAGTGAGATTCACTTGCTTCTTAAGTAATAATATCATCAGAGTTCCACAACCGcgttttgtattttaaaagtcATGTTTCCCTCTAGGGCGTACCAGATTGTTTCAGCCGTCTAAAGCGGTTACAAAAGCCCAAACAGCTGTTTCTCTTGCAATTGGTGACGCTTTTGAAGTAGTTGGTGAGGAGCTAGCTCGTATTGAAGCAGAAGCTATGGCTGAAAACGTGGTTTCTGCACATAACGCGCTGGTTGCTCAGGTCGAGAAGGATATAAATGCTAGCTTCGAGAAAGAGCTTTTAAGAGAAAAGGAACTAGTAGATGCAGTGGAGAAAATGGCTGAAGAAGCAAAGTCGGAGCTGGCGAGACTTAGAgttgagaaagaagaggagactCTTGCATTGGAGAGAGAACGCACATCTATTGAAACAGAAATGGAGGCTCTTGCGAGGATACGAAATGAGCTTGAGGAACAACTTCAAAGCCTTGCGAGTAACAAGGCAGAGATGTCGTACGAGAAAGAGAGGTTTGATAGACTTCAAAAGCAAGTGGAGGATGAGAACCAAGAGATACTCCGGTTGCAAAATGAGCTTGAAGTTGAAAGGAACGCTTTATCCATAGCCAGGTATAGAATTCATTATCTTgaaatttcttgtttcttttccaAGCAAAATCAAATGAGCATGAATAGATCTTAGACAGTGAGACAAAAAGTTCTAGGTAgagacaaaaatatttgtaattgttAAATGACAGCCTCTTTCTATTGATTAGTTTGACTCGGAAGCGGTTTATATTGAGAAATGTGACAAGTCAAACATAAGAGAGTTTAGCTCTTTCAGGTCATTTACGGTTatgagttttggttttaaagggATTGGGCTGAGGATGAAGCGAGAAGAGCAAGAGAACAAGCAAAAGTGCtaaaagaagctagaggacGTTGGGAGAAGTATGGGCTAAAAGTGATTGTTGACAGTGACCTCCACGAACAGACAACAACGGAATCTACTTGGCTGAACGCAGGAAAGCAAAATCCTGTTGAAGGAACCATGAAAAGAGCTGGAAGTCTGATTGCTAAGCTCAAAAAGATGGCGAAAGATGTAGG harbors:
- the LOC104763399 gene encoding cytokinin hydroxylase-like, producing the protein MSVWEXLPKEEEQHHQQTQTPSTGKTTGFFSFRQLNILAVIIVFSAKGLVTIQDFIFTILTLIYFFFLSKLIFPPHNNPSRDAPLNVSVVVLCLVFFKLFLRCWILPVRTQKKLRDNGFLGPQPSFPLGNLNDMKKLKMASLMVDNSKSSTIINHDIHSIALPHFARWQQDYGKVFVYWLGIEPFVYVADPEFLSVMSKGVLGKSWGKPNVFKKDREPMFGTGLVMVEGDDWTRHRHIITPAFVPLNLKAMTNMMVESISNMLDRWTIQINSGNPEFDMESEIIGTAGEIIAKTSFGVTGENGVQVLKNLRAVQFALFNSNRYVGVPFSNILNFKQNVKAKELGREIDGRLLSFINERKRAVVKGDDQGHDLLGMLLKADHTGNFTAKELVDECKTFFFAGHETTALALTWTFMLLAIHPEWQDSIREEIRQLIGDSKIEYNKLAGLKKVSWVMNEVLRLYPPAPNAQRQARTDIDVNGRVIPNGTNIWIDVVAMHHDVELWGDDVNEFKPERFDGDLYGGCKNKMGFMPFGFGGRMCIGRNLTTMEYKIVLSLVLSRFEISVSPGYRHSPTYMLSLRPGYGLPLIVRPL
- the LOC104761250 gene encoding uncharacterized protein LOC104761250 isoform X1, which encodes MASTMATWTTPSSLQLRVALNYGSFKAPARAKMTKLSRRLQISSSVAQNAEPGRDLGGSDRFRGWADSDDEDNTTDWFKGTLLSGVAGMVLFVGLTYAALSYKRNGLRPKVEVLVTTVGESSSDQISTVGDEGSNVTEQDNQESSRDSSVLSRDGIDVVLKSASPSKENDEGEKALESLAERYTSSTELDGVVTHTSETPNEKLKTRRYTGIPAPSTVPQVDPIKPIFPTVVDPVQSQVFSALQALKVIESDALPYDLCTRREFARWVVSASNALSRNSASKVYPAMYIENVTELAFDDIKPEDPDFPFIQGLAEAGLISSNLSNLNMPSTESSRFTFSPESHLTRQDLLSWKMALEYRQLPEADSKKLYQLSGFLDIDKINPEAWPALLADLSAGEHGITALAFGRTRLFQPSKAVTKAQTAVSLAIGDAFEVVGEELARIEAEAMAENVVSAHNALVAQVEKDINASFEKELLREKELVDAVEKMAEEAKSELARLRVEKEEETLALERERTSIETEMEALARIRNELEEQLQSLASNKAEMSYEKERFDRLQKQVEDENQEILRLQNELEVERNALSIARDWAEDEARRAREQAKVLKEARGRWEKYGLKVIVDSDLHEQTTTESTWLNAGKQNPVEGTMKRAGSLIAKLKKMAKDVGEKSREVIYLIIEKISLLISALKQQVHGLENKTKDLKMKTKSKAEEVWRETSLRIDEISSVSIVKAKETVEEFKNRVGKLGEKFKPK
- the LOC104761250 gene encoding uncharacterized protein LOC104761250 isoform X2; protein product: MASTMATWTTPSSLQLRVALNYGSFKAPARAKMTKLSRRLQISSSVAQNAEPGRDLGGSDRFRGWADSDDEDNTTDWFKGTLLSGVAGMVLFVGLTYAALSYKRNGLRPKVEVLVTTVGESSSDQISTVGDEGSNVTEQDNQESSRDSSVLSRDGIDVVLKSASPSKENDEGEKALESLAERYTSSTELDGVVTHTSETPNEKLKTRRYTGIPAPSTVPQVDPIKPIFPTVVDPVQSQVFSALQALKVIESDALPYDLCTRREFARWVVSASNALSRNSASKVYPAMYIENVTELAFDDIKPEDPDFPFIQGLAEAGLISSNLSNLNMPSTESSRFTFSPESHLTRQDLLSWKMALEYRQLPEADSKKLYQLSGFLDIDKINPEAWPALLADLSAGEHGITALAFGRTRLFQPSKAVTKAQTAVSLAIGDAFEVVGEELARIEAEAMAENVVSAHNALVAQVEKDINASFEKELLREKELVDAVEKMAEEAKSELARLRVEKEEETLALERERTSIETEMEALARIRNELEEQLQSLASNKAEMSYEKERFDRLQKQVEDENQEILRLQNELEVERNALSIARDWAEDEARRAREQAKVLKEARGRWEKYGLKVIVDSDLHEQTTTESTWLNAGKQNPVEGTMKRAGSLIAKLKKMAKDVGEKSREVIYLIIEKISLLISALKQQVHGLENKTKDLKMKTKSKAEEVWRETSLRIDEISSVSIVKAKETVEEFKNRVGKLGEKFKPK